AAAACTGATTGACGCACACTGGGCATCATAGGGAAACGCTCCCGCTTTACTTCAAGCTCTGAATTTACTGTCGGAGGGACTATGAAAGGTTTTTCACGGATTACGTTTGACGCTACGGTGATGGGCGGAAAACCCTGTCTGCGAGGACTAAGGGTGACAGCGGGAATGCTTGTTGGTTTGGTGGCCAGTGGCTATTCGACCGAACAGATACTGGAGTTGTACCCTTATTTGGAAGCCGATGATGTTACGGAAGCCCTTCGTTTCGCCGCGTGGAGAGCCGAGGAGATTGAGTTACCATTGAATGCCGCGTGAAAATATTATTGGACATGAATTTATCCCCTGCTTGGACAGGTGTGCTAAACCAAGCAGGGTTCGATTCCGTACACTGGTCCACAGTCGGCCCTGCGGATGCTCCAGACGTTCAGTTATTTAAATGGGCCAGGGAAAATGAAGCCGTGGTATTTACCCACGATTTGGATTTTGGCGCGCTGTTAGCGTTGACCGGTGTGGAAGCACCGAGCGTGTTTCAAATTCGTACCCAAAATATTTCACCACAAGTGCTCGGACCGAGAGCTATTGAATTGTTGCACCGCTTCAAAACGGAGCTTGATAATGGTGCTTTGATCGTTGCCGACGAATTGCGCGAAAGAGTAAGGTTGTTGCCCTTAAGTCGCTAAATTTAAGCCTAATTTATCTCTATTAATAATTTTTGAAAATGTCAGAACTCGAACACGACGAACAAGAACAGATCAAACAACGCCGCGAAAAACTAAACGCCCTACGCGAAGAAGGTATTGCATTTCCCACCGATTTTCGGCGTAATGTGGTGGCTGGTGAATTGTTGGCCGAATACGGCGATAAATCTGAAGACGAATTATTAGCCGAACCGATTCGGGTGAAGATCGCCGGGCGGATGATGACGCGGCGTATCATGGGCAAAGCCAGTTTCTGCCATTTGCAGGATATG
The window above is part of the Methylomonas sp. ZR1 genome. Proteins encoded here:
- a CDS encoding DUF433 domain-containing protein gives rise to the protein MKGFSRITFDATVMGGKPCLRGLRVTAGMLVGLVASGYSTEQILELYPYLEADDVTEALRFAAWRAEEIELPLNAA
- a CDS encoding DUF5615 family PIN-like protein, coding for MKILLDMNLSPAWTGVLNQAGFDSVHWSTVGPADAPDVQLFKWARENEAVVFTHDLDFGALLALTGVEAPSVFQIRTQNISPQVLGPRAIELLHRFKTELDNGALIVADELRERVRLLPLSR